In the Paludisphaera rhizosphaerae genome, one interval contains:
- a CDS encoding sigma-70 family RNA polymerase sigma factor — protein MLTSTEIDEVIDQVLRGHRDAFRFIVRSYSLPIRAYIASRLRRADDVDDLTQEVFIAAFRDLAQYHPGGDFGAWVRGIARHKLNDYFRSTTRRTQAHERFRLDLASSVETELDAAATCEPSDSIEALLRCISRLPEKLRRVVKSGLDGDKPASLAEELATTVGAVYNLHYRANQVLRDCVKKELS, from the coding sequence GTGCTGACATCAACCGAGATCGACGAGGTCATCGACCAGGTCTTGCGCGGCCACCGCGACGCTTTCCGTTTCATCGTCCGTAGTTACAGCCTGCCGATTCGAGCCTACATCGCCAGCCGACTGCGTCGCGCCGACGACGTGGACGACCTCACCCAGGAGGTTTTCATCGCGGCGTTTCGCGATCTCGCCCAGTATCACCCTGGGGGCGACTTCGGTGCCTGGGTCCGGGGCATCGCCCGCCACAAACTGAACGACTATTTTCGGAGTACGACGCGACGGACGCAGGCCCATGAGCGGTTCCGTCTCGATCTCGCCTCCTCGGTCGAGACCGAGCTGGACGCAGCGGCGACCTGCGAGCCGAGCGATTCCATCGAAGCCCTCTTGCGCTGCATTTCCCGGCTTCCGGAGAAATTGCGGCGAGTCGTAAAGTCGGGGCTGGACGGCGACAAGCCGGCCAGCCTCGCGGAAGAATTGGCCACAACCGTGGGCGCCGTCTACAACCTCCATTATCGCGCCAATCAAGTGCTTCGCGACTGTGTGAAGAAAGAGTTGAGTTGA
- the argS gene encoding arginine--tRNA ligase — protein sequence MNVLNQLRAAFGAVTPEGGDPQGFAAAVRPANDSKFGDYQANGCMGLAKAAKKNPRDLATVVAEAVDLEPLAGKPEIAGPGFLNVRLHDEWIANQLEDLLRDGKHGLESPKQAKTVVVDFSSPNVAKPMHVGHIRSTVIGDSLARIFEALGHKVVRDNHLGDWGSQFGMILWGWKNHRDEAAYDVDPVAELARLYRLAQSKIKGGDKEVEEAARAETAKLHAGDPENRELWKRFMPFCLAALQKIYDRLGVRFDVELGESFYDPMLADVVTDLEKKGIAEESEGATVAFVQGMKAPFIIRKRDGAFNYGTTDLATIQYRAQTWDPDQMLYVVDTRQGDHFKQLFDVARRWGYTKADMEHVAFGTILGADRRPFKTRDGDVVGLESLLDEAVAEARKVVDANSGDLEPEDRARIAEIVGLGAIKYADLSQNRLSDYVFDWSKMLAMNGNTATYLQYAYARIQNIFRKGELRPESIRERAPAILLSHPAERALGVRMLRLPEVLELAASELKPNILTDYLFDLANAYSTFYEECPVLKAESAERRDSRLALCDLTAQMLKFGLALLGIDVVDRM from the coding sequence ATGAACGTCTTGAACCAGTTGCGGGCCGCCTTCGGAGCCGTTACGCCCGAAGGGGGCGACCCGCAGGGCTTCGCCGCCGCCGTTCGACCCGCCAACGACTCCAAGTTCGGCGACTACCAGGCCAACGGCTGCATGGGGCTGGCGAAGGCCGCGAAGAAGAACCCGCGCGATCTGGCGACGGTCGTCGCCGAGGCCGTCGACCTGGAGCCCCTCGCCGGAAAGCCCGAGATCGCCGGCCCAGGCTTCCTCAACGTCCGCCTCCACGACGAATGGATCGCCAATCAGCTTGAGGATCTTCTCCGCGACGGCAAGCACGGCCTGGAATCGCCGAAGCAGGCGAAGACCGTCGTCGTCGATTTCTCGTCGCCCAACGTCGCCAAGCCGATGCACGTCGGCCACATCCGGTCCACCGTGATCGGCGACAGCCTGGCGCGGATCTTTGAGGCCCTGGGGCACAAGGTCGTCCGCGACAATCACCTGGGCGACTGGGGCTCCCAGTTCGGCATGATCCTCTGGGGGTGGAAGAACCACCGCGACGAGGCCGCGTACGACGTCGATCCCGTCGCCGAGCTGGCCCGCCTGTATCGTCTCGCTCAGTCGAAGATCAAGGGGGGCGACAAGGAGGTTGAGGAAGCGGCCCGCGCCGAGACCGCCAAACTGCACGCCGGCGACCCCGAGAATCGCGAGTTGTGGAAGCGGTTCATGCCCTTCTGCCTGGCCGCCCTGCAGAAGATCTACGACCGGCTGGGCGTCCGCTTCGACGTGGAGCTGGGCGAGAGCTTCTACGATCCCATGCTGGCCGACGTCGTGACCGACCTGGAGAAGAAGGGGATCGCCGAGGAGAGCGAAGGGGCGACCGTCGCCTTCGTCCAGGGGATGAAGGCCCCCTTCATCATCCGCAAGCGAGACGGCGCCTTCAACTACGGCACCACCGACCTGGCGACCATCCAGTATCGGGCCCAAACCTGGGATCCCGACCAGATGCTCTACGTGGTCGACACCCGCCAGGGGGACCACTTCAAGCAGCTCTTCGACGTGGCCCGCCGCTGGGGGTATACGAAGGCCGACATGGAGCATGTCGCTTTCGGCACGATCCTGGGCGCCGACCGCCGACCCTTCAAGACCCGCGACGGCGACGTCGTCGGCCTGGAATCTCTGCTGGACGAGGCCGTCGCCGAGGCCCGAAAGGTCGTGGACGCCAACAGCGGCGACCTCGAGCCCGAAGATCGGGCCCGCATCGCCGAGATCGTCGGCCTGGGCGCCATCAAGTACGCCGACCTCTCGCAGAACCGTCTCAGCGACTACGTCTTCGACTGGTCGAAGATGCTGGCCATGAACGGCAACACGGCCACCTACCTCCAGTACGCCTACGCTCGGATTCAGAACATCTTCCGCAAGGGCGAGCTGCGTCCCGAGTCGATCCGCGAACGCGCCCCGGCCATCCTCCTCTCCCACCCCGCCGAACGAGCCCTCGGCGTTCGGATGCTCCGGCTGCCCGAAGTCCTGGAACTGGCCGCGTCCGAGCTGAAGCCCAACATCCTGACCGACTACCTGTTCGACCTGGCCAACGCCTACAGCACGTTCTACGAAGAATGCCCGGTGTTGAAGGCCGAGTCGGCCGAGCGTCGCGACAGCCGGCTCGCCCTCTGCGACCTGACGGCCCAGATGCTGAAGTTCGGCCTGGCCCTGCTGGGCATCGACGTCGTCGACCGCATGTAA
- a CDS encoding alpha/beta fold hydrolase — protein sequence MPIQSLNGREFYYEEVGEGGEPLVFLSGLGGDHRAFSLVQRHFARSRRTLALDSRDAGRSWRADAPYTTADMADDVAAWLRALGTGPVHVVGQSLGGLVAQETAIRHPELLKSMVLVSTHAGASLWRKGVVESWIQLRQLAGDDPARFSIGTLPWLVAPPFYEHMEQIQGLIRFAERNPWPQDAAAFTRQARAATTHEARGRLEKLNIPCLVLTGELDLINPPTIARELAECIPGARMEVLPGVGHMPHIENKGDFRDALERFLQSTG from the coding sequence ATGCCCATCCAATCTCTGAACGGTCGCGAATTCTACTATGAGGAAGTGGGAGAAGGCGGAGAGCCTCTGGTCTTTTTGAGCGGCCTCGGCGGCGACCACAGGGCCTTCAGCCTGGTGCAGCGGCACTTCGCCCGTTCGCGCCGGACGCTTGCTCTCGACTCCAGGGACGCCGGCCGCAGTTGGCGGGCCGACGCCCCCTACACGACCGCCGACATGGCCGACGACGTCGCGGCCTGGCTCCGGGCGCTTGGGACCGGACCCGTCCACGTCGTGGGGCAGTCTCTCGGCGGACTCGTCGCCCAGGAGACGGCGATCCGTCATCCAGAACTCCTGAAATCAATGGTGCTGGTCTCGACGCATGCGGGGGCGAGCCTCTGGCGCAAGGGGGTGGTGGAATCGTGGATCCAGCTCCGCCAGTTGGCTGGGGACGACCCAGCGCGTTTCTCGATCGGAACGCTCCCCTGGCTGGTCGCGCCGCCGTTCTACGAGCACATGGAGCAGATCCAGGGGCTGATCCGTTTCGCCGAACGCAATCCATGGCCCCAGGACGCCGCCGCCTTCACCCGGCAGGCCCGGGCAGCCACAACCCATGAAGCGCGGGGCCGGCTCGAGAAGCTCAACATCCCCTGTCTGGTGCTGACGGGTGAACTCGATCTGATCAACCCCCCGACGATCGCTCGCGAACTCGCCGAGTGCATTCCGGGGGCTCGGATGGAAGTGCTGCCAGGCGTCGGTCACATGCCGCACATTGAGAACAAGGGCGATTTCCGGGACGCGCTGGAACGGTTCCTGCAGTCGACGGGCTGA
- a CDS encoding beta-propeller fold lactonase family protein — protein MRKIGPPMLVTLAVAALATATFTAAGDDAAPAPHRSPIALSLSTDGQRLLTANQTAGTVSLVDTAARKVLDEIEVGDKPAGVAFAPGGHRAIVANWYGYDVAVLEVKDDKLRVAGRIEVGPEPRGVAVHPDGKTAFVAVGVADEVARVDLDDLKVTGRLAVGREPRGLALSPDGKTLVVGDARSREVSVVDVDAFKVAKTVGIEGENLRQVVVAADGRYAYLVNMKNRQFATTRNNIDQGWVLGQRLTRIDLKKSEPYATITLDPRGKAAADVHGVAVSPDGRFVVASLGGTHELMILRNAPDVLPWRVNGSRDLIQPELLNDQKGRFRRVPLGGRPTELAFAPDSKTVYVANYLGDSVQIVDAETGSLLGEVPLGSPSTLSLARKGEILFHDATRSFNQWYSCNTCHSDGHTNGLHFDTLNDGRQDLSNAHERSRKKVPTLRRVAQTSPWTWHGWQTSLEDATIESFTKSMQGIKPTDEETRAMVAFLESLEFPRNPYKNADGTLSPEAERGKAVFTSAKASCNTCHKGPEFTDGKIHVVGLEERDDVYEGYNPPSLRGVYDKYPYLHDARSATLRDALSGPHSTEFVGTGELSEQELTDLVAYLKSL, from the coding sequence ATGAGGAAGATCGGCCCCCCGATGCTCGTCACGCTCGCCGTCGCCGCCCTGGCGACGGCGACCTTCACCGCCGCCGGCGACGACGCCGCTCCGGCGCCTCACCGTTCGCCCATCGCCCTCTCGCTCTCCACCGACGGCCAGCGACTGCTGACCGCCAACCAGACCGCTGGCACGGTAAGCCTCGTCGATACGGCCGCGCGGAAGGTGCTCGACGAGATCGAGGTCGGCGACAAGCCGGCCGGCGTCGCGTTCGCACCCGGCGGCCATCGCGCTATCGTCGCGAACTGGTACGGCTACGACGTGGCCGTGCTGGAGGTGAAGGACGACAAGCTCCGCGTCGCCGGCCGGATCGAGGTCGGCCCCGAGCCCCGTGGAGTCGCCGTACATCCGGACGGCAAGACGGCGTTCGTGGCCGTCGGCGTGGCGGATGAGGTCGCACGAGTCGACCTGGACGACCTCAAGGTGACGGGCCGCCTCGCGGTGGGCCGGGAGCCCCGGGGCCTCGCGCTTTCGCCCGACGGCAAGACGCTCGTCGTCGGCGACGCCCGCTCGCGCGAGGTCTCCGTGGTCGACGTCGACGCCTTCAAGGTCGCGAAGACCGTCGGGATCGAGGGGGAGAACCTGCGCCAGGTCGTCGTCGCGGCCGACGGACGCTACGCGTACCTGGTCAACATGAAGAACCGCCAGTTCGCCACCACGCGGAACAACATCGACCAGGGCTGGGTCCTCGGCCAGCGCCTGACTCGGATCGACCTCAAGAAGTCCGAGCCCTATGCCACGATCACCCTCGACCCTCGCGGCAAGGCCGCGGCCGACGTCCACGGCGTCGCCGTCAGCCCGGACGGTCGCTTCGTCGTCGCCTCGCTTGGCGGCACCCACGAGCTGATGATCCTCCGAAACGCGCCCGACGTCCTCCCCTGGCGCGTCAACGGCTCTCGCGACCTGATTCAGCCCGAACTGCTCAATGACCAGAAGGGCCGGTTCCGACGCGTGCCTCTGGGCGGCCGGCCGACGGAGCTGGCCTTCGCACCCGACTCGAAGACGGTCTACGTCGCCAACTACCTGGGGGACTCGGTGCAGATCGTCGACGCCGAGACGGGCTCGCTCCTCGGCGAGGTTCCGCTCGGCTCGCCGTCGACGCTCTCGTTGGCCCGGAAGGGAGAGATCCTCTTCCACGACGCCACCCGTTCTTTCAACCAGTGGTATAGCTGCAACACCTGCCACAGCGACGGCCACACCAACGGGCTGCACTTCGACACCTTGAACGACGGGCGGCAGGATCTCAGCAACGCCCACGAACGGAGCCGCAAGAAGGTCCCGACCCTTCGGCGCGTCGCGCAGACCTCGCCGTGGACGTGGCATGGCTGGCAGACGAGCCTGGAAGACGCGACCATTGAATCCTTCACCAAGAGCATGCAGGGGATTAAGCCAACCGACGAGGAAACGCGGGCGATGGTCGCCTTCCTCGAATCCCTTGAATTCCCCCGCAATCCCTACAAGAACGCCGACGGCACCCTGAGCCCTGAAGCCGAGCGCGGCAAGGCCGTCTTCACCTCGGCCAAGGCCTCCTGCAATACCTGCCACAAGGGACCTGAGTTCACCGACGGGAAGATCCACGTCGTCGGCCTTGAAGAACGGGACGACGTCTATGAGGGCTACAATCCTCCCTCGCTTCGGGGCGTTTATGACAAATACCCCTATCTCCACGACGCCCGTTCGGCGACGCTTCGCGACGCTCTTTCCGGCCCTCATTCCACCGAGTTCGTTGGCACGGGCGAGTTGAGCGAGCAGGAGCTTACCGACCTCGTCGCCTACCTCAAGTCGCTCTGA
- a CDS encoding family 78 glycoside hydrolase catalytic domain — MRFSLLRSVVLVPLALSSTLASGAAPLEPAPAGLMCELLAYPERTAITDPSPEFSWIVRSSGKDDVQTAYQIRVAATVEALERPTDALWDSGKVASDRSVAVSYAGRPLESDRTYHWQVRTWNKDDHESGWSTPQAFRTGKLAPAHSTALYPLEQVEIAPASVTRTAEGRDFFDFGRSAFGGLKLMLTAPAGGSKVVVHLGEKLSAPQTIDRKPPGSVRYQRVELTLQPGKQTYIVPFRAEDKRRMPDAIGAVMPFRYVEIEGAAGPLDRESARQVAAFYRFDDSAARFTSSDARLNAVWDLCKYSMKATNFCGVFVDGDRERLPYEADAYINMLGYYACDREFTISRHSHEYLMVNPTWPPEWKHHSVFMAWFDYLYTGDAESLAAFYDKLKGEKLLADRARGDGLLDTKGLRDLVDWPMSERDGYEMKPVNTVYNAFYARSLSLMSEIAAALDKSEDASKFRAEAARVTAAINEKLVDRATGLYVDGEGSKHSSLHANMFPLAFGLVPAERKAKVVDFVKSRGMACSVYAAQYLMDALYDAGEADHALSLTTAKNDRSWSHMVEGVGTTIALEAWDQKYKPNQDWNHAWGAAPANVIPRKLMGIEPTEPGFRTVRIRPQPGDLKWAAMVLPTIRGPIQADFTSAPAEFVLNVDLPANMKGRVEVPRPTAAGDVKVTVDGSPREVKTEGNFLVLEGIGSGQHRIVRTSH; from the coding sequence ATGCGTTTCTCGCTGCTGAGGTCGGTCGTCCTCGTTCCGTTAGCCCTCTCCTCGACGTTGGCGAGTGGGGCCGCCCCGCTGGAGCCCGCCCCCGCGGGCTTGATGTGCGAGCTGCTGGCCTATCCCGAGAGGACCGCGATCACCGATCCCAGCCCCGAGTTCTCGTGGATCGTGCGATCCTCGGGGAAGGACGACGTGCAGACCGCCTATCAGATCCGCGTCGCCGCAACGGTCGAGGCGCTGGAGCGTCCCACCGACGCTCTCTGGGATTCGGGAAAGGTCGCCTCCGACCGGAGCGTCGCCGTTAGTTACGCCGGGCGGCCGCTTGAGTCGGATCGAACCTATCACTGGCAGGTCCGCACCTGGAACAAGGACGACCACGAGAGCGGCTGGTCGACTCCCCAGGCCTTCCGGACCGGGAAGCTCGCCCCGGCGCATTCGACGGCCCTCTATCCGCTTGAGCAGGTCGAGATCGCCCCAGCCTCTGTGACTCGGACGGCCGAGGGCCGCGACTTTTTCGACTTCGGTCGCTCGGCCTTCGGCGGTCTCAAGCTGATGCTGACCGCGCCGGCGGGGGGCTCGAAGGTCGTCGTCCACCTCGGCGAGAAGCTTTCGGCGCCGCAGACGATCGACCGCAAGCCTCCGGGCTCGGTCCGGTATCAGCGCGTCGAACTGACGCTCCAGCCCGGCAAGCAGACTTACATCGTCCCCTTCCGGGCCGAGGACAAGCGTCGGATGCCGGACGCGATCGGCGCGGTGATGCCGTTCCGTTACGTTGAGATCGAGGGCGCCGCGGGGCCGCTCGATCGCGAGTCGGCCCGGCAGGTCGCGGCGTTTTATCGATTCGACGACTCAGCCGCGCGGTTCACCTCGTCCGACGCCCGGCTGAACGCGGTCTGGGATCTCTGCAAGTACTCGATGAAGGCGACGAACTTCTGCGGCGTGTTCGTCGACGGCGACCGCGAACGGCTCCCGTACGAGGCCGACGCCTACATCAACATGCTCGGCTACTACGCGTGCGACCGGGAGTTCACGATCTCGCGGCACTCTCACGAGTACCTGATGGTGAACCCGACCTGGCCGCCGGAATGGAAACACCACTCCGTCTTCATGGCGTGGTTCGACTACCTCTACACCGGGGACGCCGAATCGCTGGCCGCCTTCTACGACAAGCTGAAAGGCGAGAAGCTACTGGCCGACCGCGCTCGGGGCGACGGCCTCCTCGACACCAAGGGCCTGCGCGACCTCGTCGACTGGCCGATGTCGGAACGGGACGGCTATGAGATGAAACCCGTCAACACCGTCTACAACGCCTTCTACGCCCGGTCGCTCTCGCTGATGTCCGAGATCGCTGCGGCGCTCGACAAGTCCGAAGACGCCTCAAAGTTCCGCGCCGAGGCCGCCCGCGTCACCGCCGCGATTAACGAGAAGCTCGTCGATCGAGCGACCGGCCTCTACGTCGACGGCGAGGGATCGAAGCATTCCTCGCTTCACGCCAACATGTTCCCGCTGGCCTTCGGGCTCGTCCCGGCCGAGCGGAAGGCGAAGGTGGTCGACTTCGTGAAGTCGCGCGGCATGGCGTGCAGCGTCTACGCCGCGCAGTACTTGATGGACGCCCTCTACGACGCCGGCGAGGCCGATCACGCTCTGTCGCTGACCACCGCGAAGAACGACCGCAGTTGGAGCCACATGGTCGAGGGAGTCGGCACGACGATCGCCCTGGAGGCCTGGGACCAGAAGTACAAGCCGAACCAGGACTGGAACCACGCCTGGGGAGCCGCTCCGGCGAACGTCATCCCCCGCAAGCTGATGGGGATCGAGCCCACCGAGCCCGGCTTCCGAACCGTCCGGATCCGCCCCCAGCCCGGCGACCTGAAATGGGCCGCCATGGTGCTGCCGACGATCCGGGGGCCGATTCAGGCGGATTTCACTTCCGCTCCTGCGGAATTCGTCCTCAACGTGGATCTGCCCGCCAACATGAAGGGCCGCGTGGAAGTCCCCCGACCCACCGCCGCCGGCGACGTCAAGGTGACCGTCGACGGGTCTCCCCGCGAGGTGAAGACGGAGGGAAACTTCCTGGTCCTCGAAGGAATTGGGTCGGGACAGCACCGGATCGTCCGGACTTCGCACTGA
- the rsfS gene encoding ribosome silencing factor, with the protein MSENETPAAPSPEPSTDAARARVIKARSIREAQDATVPEAVERRNPERLAVALEHSKLAAQIADDNRAKDILLLDLRKATPLLDYFVIATANSRRQANAIAGEIDAEMKKLGERKLGMEGEEEGSWILIDYGDFVVHIFSGEGRSYYALEEIWGDAPQVPWRKEGTSPPTAEPSA; encoded by the coding sequence ATGTCCGAGAACGAAACCCCCGCAGCCCCCTCGCCGGAGCCCTCGACCGACGCGGCCCGCGCGCGCGTCATCAAAGCGCGGTCGATCCGAGAAGCGCAGGACGCGACCGTCCCCGAGGCCGTCGAACGTCGGAACCCGGAGCGGTTGGCGGTCGCGCTGGAGCACTCCAAGTTGGCGGCGCAGATCGCCGACGACAACCGGGCCAAGGACATCCTGCTCCTGGATCTCCGCAAAGCCACCCCCCTGCTCGACTACTTCGTCATCGCCACGGCGAATTCTCGGCGGCAGGCCAATGCCATCGCCGGCGAAATCGACGCTGAGATGAAGAAGCTCGGCGAGCGGAAGCTGGGGATGGAAGGCGAGGAGGAAGGGAGCTGGATCCTCATCGACTACGGCGACTTCGTGGTCCACATCTTCTCGGGCGAAGGCCGCAGCTATTACGCCCTGGAGGAAATCTGGGGAGACGCCCCGCAGGTCCCCTGGCGCAAGGAAGGGACTTCCCCCCCCACCGCCGAGCCGTCGGCCTGA
- a CDS encoding LamG-like jellyroll fold domain-containing protein codes for MDPDLRDLLAAWRDDRADLDDAEQERLLQRLHADEELRRAFAAELWMDAKVQAVLTPEPNWPALDALIDGRDAVPSPIPSISPPASLVNSFPFTTPLHRRPFLRAAAAAILVAAALAGYFLRPRSEPTPVPQIAKTYEKVDATSGLAMIVKLDDVNWGAGDEAHPGEGDILAPGPLRFESGRMMISMLTGVTMAVEGPAELDLVSNDKVVCKIGKVRVRSTAGSRGFIVAGPDSAVLDLGTEFGMNVSKDGKSRARVFDGVVESAVTAPDGSPQRTRLFTENQAFEINPSAGAIEKIEEVDEFLSATKLQIPPLNLAPSYSAAVRADEPWGYWRFESIEEATTPSEVAGRPAFKVIGPIHTVEAGPEDRCLEFPDGDGFQLLEFPELWRPTWETGFAFEFWAAPEKINHSSLVSVLDTVGTDSHILLLEMTARNLLHKPASVRFLHRWPPGWRGGDNLYSQTPYVPYRWHHVVAQFHEGKLEVYLNGRPMPSLSVAAEHADKGFRFMLGRLTSKTGHGISIDRNFVGRLDEFAVYDHPLSLERIQEHHRLGSSAALKP; via the coding sequence ATGGACCCGGACCTTCGAGACCTGCTGGCGGCCTGGCGCGACGACCGCGCGGACCTCGACGACGCGGAGCAGGAGCGATTGCTCCAGCGTCTCCACGCGGACGAAGAACTCCGCCGCGCCTTCGCTGCCGAGCTCTGGATGGACGCCAAGGTCCAGGCCGTACTCACGCCCGAGCCGAATTGGCCCGCGCTCGACGCCTTGATCGACGGTCGCGACGCCGTTCCGTCTCCGATTCCGTCGATCTCGCCGCCAGCGTCGCTCGTGAATTCCTTCCCGTTCACGACTCCACTGCATCGCCGCCCCTTTCTCAGGGCGGCTGCTGCGGCGATTCTGGTCGCGGCGGCCCTCGCGGGCTACTTTCTACGGCCTCGTTCCGAGCCGACCCCTGTTCCACAGATCGCCAAAACCTACGAGAAGGTCGACGCGACCTCGGGGCTGGCGATGATCGTCAAGCTGGACGATGTGAATTGGGGTGCTGGAGACGAGGCCCACCCAGGCGAGGGGGATATCCTTGCTCCTGGCCCGCTTCGCTTCGAGTCGGGCCGAATGATGATCTCCATGCTCACGGGCGTCACCATGGCCGTCGAGGGACCCGCCGAGCTGGATCTCGTGTCGAACGACAAGGTCGTCTGCAAGATCGGGAAAGTCCGGGTTCGCTCCACCGCGGGGAGCCGAGGTTTCATCGTCGCCGGCCCCGATTCCGCCGTTCTCGACCTGGGAACCGAATTCGGGATGAACGTCTCAAAAGACGGGAAGTCTCGCGCCCGGGTGTTCGACGGGGTCGTCGAATCCGCCGTCACGGCCCCGGACGGCAGCCCTCAGCGCACTCGCCTCTTCACCGAGAATCAGGCGTTCGAGATCAACCCGTCGGCAGGCGCGATCGAGAAGATCGAAGAGGTCGACGAGTTCCTGTCAGCGACGAAACTGCAAATACCTCCGCTGAATCTGGCCCCCAGCTACTCAGCGGCCGTTCGCGCCGATGAACCGTGGGGATACTGGAGGTTCGAGTCGATCGAGGAAGCGACGACGCCTAGCGAGGTCGCGGGTCGTCCCGCGTTCAAGGTGATCGGTCCCATTCACACGGTCGAGGCTGGGCCCGAGGATCGTTGCCTGGAATTCCCCGACGGCGACGGATTCCAGTTGCTGGAGTTCCCCGAACTCTGGAGGCCGACGTGGGAGACCGGCTTCGCCTTCGAGTTCTGGGCCGCGCCGGAGAAGATCAACCACAGCAGCCTGGTTTCGGTGCTCGACACCGTGGGGACGGACAGCCATATCCTGCTGCTGGAGATGACCGCGCGGAACCTGCTGCACAAACCGGCGTCCGTGCGATTCCTCCACCGCTGGCCCCCCGGTTGGAGGGGCGGGGACAATCTTTACTCGCAAACGCCCTACGTCCCCTACCGCTGGCACCACGTCGTCGCCCAGTTCCACGAGGGGAAGCTGGAGGTTTACCTCAACGGTCGACCGATGCCGTCGCTGTCCGTCGCGGCCGAGCATGCCGATAAAGGCTTTCGATTCATGCTGGGCCGACTGACCAGCAAGACCGGGCACGGGATCTCGATCGATCGGAACTTCGTCGGGAGACTGGACGAGTTCGCCGTGTATGATCACCCGCTCTCCCTGGAACGAATCCAGGAACACCATCGCCTGGGGTCCAGCGCCGCCCTGAAACCTTAA
- the malQ gene encoding 4-alpha-glucanotransferase: MRHPRSSGILMHPTSLPGPFGVGDVGPQAHRFVETLAKAGQRWWQTLPLGPTGAGNSPYQSHSSFAGNPLLISPEGLVDRGWLLPSELPDPVEPTEEVDFIEAIRVKNGLISRAFSRFSPADADFHRFITQEKEWLQDYALFMAIKEVRNGSAWFQWEPELALRDPAALEDFARESAEAVRFHEFVQFVFDLQWKSLRETCRTHDVKLIGDIPIFVAHDSADVWARPDLFFLDAEGKPTFVAGVPPDYFSETGQLWGNPLYNWEAHAAEDYAWWSHRIGALLKQVDLIRIDHFRGFEAYWEVPGGAETAVNGRWVPGPGPALFTALRKHFPDLPFIAEDLGLITPPVEALRDEFDLPGMRVLQFGFANDPEADKHLPFRHVPNCVAYTGTHDNDTSLGWLTSQHVESTQSLDEIEEERRFALRFVGTDGAEFPWDLIRQAWGSVADIAVAPMQDVLCLDSQARMNVPGRGEGNWGWRMLPDRPTAAEEDRLADLTALFGRWNGTLPKTHDLHRKKPSDLPAELKPESSAEEIRGDSSTSTT; the protein is encoded by the coding sequence ATGAGACATCCCAGGTCGAGCGGAATCCTCATGCATCCGACGTCGCTTCCCGGCCCATTCGGAGTCGGGGACGTTGGACCGCAGGCTCACAGGTTCGTCGAAACACTGGCGAAGGCCGGCCAGCGCTGGTGGCAGACCCTGCCGCTCGGGCCGACGGGGGCGGGTAATTCGCCCTACCAGTCTCACTCGTCCTTTGCTGGCAACCCGTTGCTCATCAGCCCCGAGGGCCTGGTTGATCGCGGTTGGCTCCTACCCTCCGAGCTGCCCGACCCCGTGGAGCCGACCGAGGAGGTCGACTTCATCGAAGCGATCCGCGTGAAGAACGGCCTGATTTCCAGGGCGTTCTCCCGATTCTCCCCGGCGGACGCGGACTTCCACCGCTTCATCACCCAGGAAAAGGAGTGGCTCCAGGACTACGCCCTCTTCATGGCGATCAAGGAGGTGCGAAACGGCAGCGCGTGGTTTCAGTGGGAGCCCGAACTGGCGCTCCGCGACCCGGCCGCGCTGGAGGACTTCGCCAGAGAATCCGCCGAGGCGGTCCGGTTTCACGAATTCGTCCAGTTCGTCTTCGACCTCCAGTGGAAATCGCTCCGGGAGACGTGCCGAACTCACGACGTCAAGTTGATCGGAGACATTCCGATCTTCGTGGCCCACGACAGCGCGGACGTCTGGGCGCGTCCCGACCTCTTCTTCCTCGACGCTGAAGGCAAGCCGACGTTCGTCGCCGGCGTCCCGCCGGACTACTTCAGCGAGACCGGCCAGTTGTGGGGCAACCCTCTGTACAACTGGGAGGCGCACGCCGCCGAGGATTACGCCTGGTGGTCGCATCGCATCGGAGCGTTGCTGAAGCAGGTGGATCTCATCCGCATCGACCATTTCCGAGGCTTTGAGGCTTACTGGGAGGTTCCCGGTGGCGCCGAGACCGCCGTGAACGGCCGGTGGGTGCCCGGCCCGGGGCCCGCGCTCTTCACGGCGCTTCGGAAACACTTCCCGGATCTGCCCTTCATTGCCGAGGACCTCGGGCTGATCACGCCGCCGGTGGAGGCGCTCCGCGACGAGTTCGACCTGCCGGGGATGCGGGTACTCCAGTTCGGCTTCGCCAACGATCCCGAGGCTGACAAGCATCTCCCCTTCCGTCACGTCCCCAACTGCGTCGCCTACACGGGGACGCACGACAACGACACCAGTCTGGGCTGGCTCACCAGTCAGCACGTGGAGTCGACTCAGTCGCTCGACGAGATCGAGGAAGAGCGCCGATTCGCCCTCCGGTTCGTCGGCACAGACGGTGCGGAGTTCCCCTGGGATCTCATCCGTCAAGCCTGGGGATCGGTGGCGGACATCGCCGTCGCGCCGATGCAGGATGTTTTGTGCCTGGACAGCCAGGCCAGGATGAATGTGCCCGGACGGGGCGAAGGCAATTGGGGATGGCGGATGCTGCCGGATCGGCCCACGGCGGCCGAGGAGGACAGGTTGGCGGACTTGACGGCCCTCTTCGGCCGCTGGAACGGCACGTTGCCGAAAACCCACGACCTGCACCGAAAGAAGCCCTCCGATCTGCCGGCGGAGCTGAAGCCGGAGTCCTCCGCGGAGGAAATCCGCGGAGACTCCTCGACTTCAACCACATGA